The stretch of DNA GGCTTCAGGCActcagtgtgtgtgtgtgtatatatatatatatatatatattctccacATTAGCCCTAAAACGTTGGCTGTCTAGTTcttcagaaaaatatgaaaaaaaaattttcaaagcaaaatttttttataaaagcccTAAAACGTTGGCTGTCTAGTTCTTTAGaaaagtgtgaaaaaaaaaattttcaaagcaaaattttttataaaaaaattattttttaatttttcatctaCTTGATTTGaagaaaataagtatttttcaaaaaaaaatatattttatagaaaactatTATTTTAGATAACACTAGAAAGTTTCACGGGAGTGTAAGAATTTGGTGGCTGATTATAGATGGATtagatgttaattaattatgcgGCTAATTGGTTAACTAAATATGATGGAGCTAATAATGAGgatataatataagataatttggGGAGCATGTTGTTGTACCCTACATTTGGATAGGGACATGGGTGATTAATGTTTTGTTCTCCTGCTGTGGGAGCTAATGCCTAATTAATGGGcagtgttttaatttttttttatgtttttttttcggACCTTTTTGTGATCCGAATGGTCGTTTTGATCAATGCAAgtatgcttaaaaaaaaaagtgttatgAAGCCGAGTGGGCTACGTGACCAAGTGCGATAAGTGTAGTTGATAGAATATGATCACGGAGACAAGTGTagccaaacacaaaaaaaagggctttttttgcaaatagcccccttataatttttttttttaagattggccctgtcaaaaatttatttgcaaaaatggccctgcttccgccacgcaagcgccacgtcagcgccacgcgggcggggctgggccagatggttaagttgaacacggtgaaccattcaccgtgttcaatacaaaatttttgtattggacacggtgaatggttcaccgtgtccaatacaaatatttcaaatcgaaatatttgtattggacacggtgaaccattcaccgtgtccaatacaaataattggtcacggtgaatggttcaccgtgtctaatacaaatacctcaaACTTACTCATTTTttaggtatttgtattggacacggtgaaccattcaccgtgtccaatacaaaaattttgtattgaacacggtgaatggttcaccgtgttcaacttaaccatctggcccagccccgcccgcgtggcgctgacgtggcgcttgcgtggcggaaGCAGGACCatatttgcaaataatttttggacagGGCTAtgtttgcaaataaaatttatcagggggctatttgcaaaaaaagccccaaaaaaaaagtggCGTAAACAAACTCCACCCACTACAAACCAGCCACGTGTCCACTTACTAAAAGTTGCTTAAAAGACAAGTCAAAGCGCCATTAGTCACTGCGTCAGGTCTAAAAgattgtaaaattataaaaacatattgtaatatataaaatataatattacatacgaaataaacaaaatattatttttaccaTATTGTTTCACCTATTAATAACGTAAAATCTTTTAGAATTTCAGAAAGCCCCAATTAGTATATTCTTTTttaccattattattattattattattatgttcgtatatattaatatatacatatccaaagagtaaaaaaagaaCTCAAATGTAAATTCTTAACTCCACGTAATGTGGGACCCACATGTCAGTgacaataatatatagttaCGTGTAGCAGTAACATTGGAGTTTTGACGGGTTATAAAGCGATACGCCGACGCTGCTGTGAATTGTGATGAGGTGGAATTATGGAAAAGGGCGTCCCGTGAAGCCGACCACGTCCACGTGTCGCGCGCCAAATCCCGCGGGTGGCAGGtgcgcctctctctctccctccctctaactttttcttttttctaacttaatttctctctctatccttTTCTCTCCTttggctttctctctctccgttttatttatttattttttttattttttactttatcctCTAGTCTTTTCTCCCTGGTACATTCGCCCAttcacacatacacacacacccCAAAAAaatagctaatatatatatatattttttgatatagatagcatactattcgattcgtttattttatttaaaaataaatttagctgaaaatatgaatcaattatgattcgaacttgaaatttgGGCACCAACaaccaagttctttgccacttgctctaaaaATGGTTGGTAACTAACATTACATTAGAATGTCCGAAGACCCTAACGGGGTAAGTCTCGCATTGATGGCGGCAGTAATGACCGAAGAGAAGGCCTTAAATGCCCGCAATAATGTCCGAAGACCACAAATGACACGTTAACCCTATCCTATTTTACACTGTAATACCAATTTCCTATtcctataaataatatatcatttatatttatataacttatcatattaaaattttaaataatttttttttagcaaaaaatgaATGTATATACCTAAGTTGCaagtaatatattaataatatatagttaagtTGTGCATGTATCAAAACCTTTATTtgaatattcaaattatttgtATCAACTTTGAcataaaaatcaatttaaaattagtataagtctataaatttttaaaaacttgaaaactaaatagaggaaaaaaaaatagtataagcTCAAATCCTCAAAATAGAAAGATTCCTTATTTAGAAATAACAATTTATATCtgttttcaaaatcaaagaaaaaaattttcaaaattagtagagaaaaaaaaattttacatattcgATGACATACCAATTTTGATAATCaggaaaaaattatattagcaaaaaaaaaattaagtgtgtaaacccaaaccctaaaaataaatagatctCTTATTTAGAAATGacaatttatatatgttttcgaAATCCAAACGTAAAGTTTTCAAAATCGATTAAAAAATTACAGTTTACATAATTAACAACATACCAATAGtttagagaatatatatatatatatataatttttaatatataacacTGTATTTATTTCagtatcatattatttaatcatttataattattataactgAAGTACATTTATTTTCGAAAATTAagcaaatcaaaaaaaaaatccacaaaggaaaaaatattaatatcaaGTTTTAACAAAGCATTAGACATATTCATGCATCTTATTTTTTTCgcttagaaaattaaaaagacaACCACTCACGGCACCTAATCGCTCGCCtgcaaaatataatatatatgttttttataatcatttagatagaaatatgtttttttaaagtactttattttaaaattaattataagaaTAGCATGACttagaaaaggaaggaaaacaTACCAAAAACCAATTAGAGAGAAGTGGGCCCCACGCCCCCACAGCAAAAGGCAAGAATAAGGCAAAAAAAATCCCGCGCGGACTGCGTCCCCGCCGCCTCGTACCCACGCCGGCTACACAGCGACATCCACGCACACGCCGGCTCGCGCTGCCGGCTCCACGCCGACGCCCACGTCACCCACCCGCCCCCGCACTCGAGCGCCAACCCACGCCGGCTCACGCCCTGACCCCCGCGCCAGCGGCACTTGCCCGTCCCCGACACGTGTCGCCTCAGAAACGCTCTCGCGGCCGCGCCGACTCGCCCCCGCGCCAGCTCGCGCCCTCGCGCCCCGGGCCGCACCGCTCAGACTCGCGCCTGCGCCCTCCACACCACCCAAGCCGGCGCGCCCCCCCGCCCCCCCACAGCAACCCAAGCCCACTCGCCCGCTTGCTCGCGGCGCGCCCTCCGGCCGCCGAACCCGCCGCGCCGGCTCGCGAGGCCTGCCCCCTCCCCACGCCACCCAGCGGCGCGCCCCCGACCCGCGTCACGGCCACCCAAGCCCTCTCTCGCGCCCGCCGCTCCCGCCAGCGCCGTCCAACCGCTCGAGCCCTCCCGTCCACCCGGGCCCACCCTGCGACCCTCTCGCCGGCCGCCACGTGTCGAACCAGCCGGCTCGCGACCATGCCCGCACGCCACGCACCCGGCTCCTCCCGCCCCTCCGCCGCTCGGCCCGCAGCGCGCTCGCGCCGCCCGCGCCCAGCGCCCGCGCCTGCCCTCGCGACCCACTCGCCAGCCGACAGGTGTCGCCCCAGGAACGCTCCGGTTCCCAATTCATAAGTTTACTAGTTACGGAaccccgcgcgttgcggcgggaAGTCGATACAATAGTCaattattaaaactattaatattatttttttattattaattaatatttttgaataatatttatttccgtagtgagtatatttagaaaaagaagGCAGGACAGAAAGATAAAACTTTTTTGTCGCAGCTAGGACAGTAATAGTATTTGTGACAGAGGCAGTCCATTAAGAGGCAGAGGAAGCACACTCCCAGCATAAACGGCATCATGTATGCTATCATAGCCGCCAAATTTGACTTATATTCTCAGAAAAAATGACCATTAAGGTATTAGAAAAATAACACAACAAATATAACtatatgaattattttataacaaattaatactAAATATACATAGAAAATGTAACTATACTTACATATCAGGTCATTAATTAGgtatgagaaaaaaataatgttaataGTTCAAGCTGAAATAGTGAAAGCGCAAACAAACGGCGGGTTTGCATTTATGGTTTAAAAGGTGGTACGCAACGGGACTttgtttttcaaataatttataaataataaaatatttttgtttataaattaaattctttaaatGTGAAGAAAATCACAGAAGAGAAGtacaattataatataaatattttaatacaaCATACTTGACTTtatgaaataagaaaattttaaggCCTTTTTCATCACAAAGTATTGTgcttttactatatatttttgatatgtCTGTATTTATGATGAGTGAAACTCCAAAAAACAAATGTctataataaaacaaaagtaatattagtaaatcattttttttttagttttccaTATTTAGGATCACAATAGgtaggaaaaaatattttagaaaagaaaaaataatacaaaggcAGTAAATAATCAAAGATataaaggataaaaatatttacatattcTAATTTCAAAAAAACTATGTAAGCAACTACTTTTTATTTATGACTAACCAGATGTAAAACCAATATGTAAAAACAAACGTGCAGGATTGCGTACTGGATCATTAGATAAGAATCCTAGAACACATGTAGATAATTAGACTATATATTATATCCCAGAATATTAAAGCTCTATACTATTCAATATCATATTTACGAATAATCGCCTGTATTGTATATCCTATCCCAGAATATTAAAACTCTACATTATTCCACATCATATTTACGAATAGTCGGCATTGTATATCCCTGCATAAATATCCTCTCATTAGTAATGGAACAATAGCGAAACCCAAAATATTATCGTTATATATTCTTAGCGCAAACCTCTTCATCTATTATAAGGCATTCTAAACTGAGAATGCCATTTTTAAGTTGAGGCATTTTTGCCTCCCATATTCTGTTGATTTTGACTTTAATCCTACTATGTTGCTgtgtcaaatttaaatatttcagtAGAACAAATCCCATTATTTGCCCCTATATATTCGAGAAAAAGCAAGAATTctatttaacaacaaaatattacaaaaaacaGAGAACCAAAGGATTCGTTTTATGTATTCAGATTGTCAAAAATTTCTGTGAAGACAATATTTTGAGTACACCCTTCAGgctcattatttttattttctattaatattCGTAATCCTTCACGTGACGTGACGCGAGAAACTCCAACATAAAGTTGCCCATGTGAAAATACTGGCCTTCGTAGATATAACCCAACATGTTGTAGTGTCTGTCCCTGGCTTTTGTTTATTGTCATGGCATAACACAGACGAATAGGAAATTGTCTTCTTTTCAGAATAAAGGGCCACTTTGTTTCCGTCACATGTGTCAGAATGCGAGGAATATACACTTTTCGACCAGCATGATTTCCTGTAAAAATTTGTGCTTCTATAACCTTTGATGCTAGTTGAGTAACTATCAAGCGCGTTCCATTGCAAAGCCCAGAATGTTGACTTATATTGCGCAACAACATTATCGGAACACCTACTTTTAATTTCAATGCATGATGCGGCACGCCATTGAACTTCAaggaatttaaaaaatcaatagggTAGAGAACGTCAGTTTCTTCAGTGTTTGCAGATGAGCTGCAAATTGAATCAGCACTCATATAACAAATTTCTTCTCCTGGTATCAAAGATAATAAATAAGCATTGACTTCATCAGCTGTATCATTTATAGGTGTGATAATAGCCCTGTCTCTCAAATATGAAGAATCATTATAATTTTGCTCAAGATTATCATAGACTGCGGAAACAATATCTCTTATACCATCTCCAGTATTTTTAATGAGCATGTCATCGGGTATCTTTATCCAAGTAgattcttcttcattttctaaTTTAACTGCATTTAATTTACCATCACCTAAATCGAGAATCCATTtggcaaaattcaaaatatcttCTTGTGATTCTGTATTCCTCAAATTTTTGTGCAGTCTCATATTAGTTGTCAGCCTAAAAATTTGACAATCGTTCCATATGTACGATTTAGTAATCGATGCATTTATTATATCATGTCTTGTTCCACCAATAATGACAGGTAGTATTTGTCTGAAATCTCCTCCAAGAAGAATAGTTTTTCCTCCAAATATTTTTCCTGCAGTAGTACCATCCAACACGTCTCTTAATGATTTATCTAAAGCTTCGAAACAATTTCTGTGATTCATTGGTGCTTCGTCCCATATAATCAAgctagtataattaagcaattttGCTAGCTGTGTTCCCTTTTTTATTTCGCATGTTGAGAAGTCATCAAGCTTAATTGGTATTTTAAATCTGGAATGTGCTGTCCGACCTCCGGAAAGTAAAAGCGATGCAATTCCTGATGAAGCCACAGCCAAAACTATTTTAGCTTCAGAACGAAGCTTTGCTATTATTGTTTGCCAGAGATATGTTTTTCCTGTTCCCCCATGGCCGTAAACGAAAAACACACCTCCTTTATTTTCATAAACGGATGCCAAAACAGAACGATACACCGCTAACTGCTCAGTATTTAAACCATTGTATAGGGTTTCATGTTCATTTCTCAATACATCTGTATCGTAATCCATCTCTTCTCTCAAAAGTCTATTGCCTATGTCTTCTATAAGCAATCGGTTCGGAATAGGAAGCttgaaatgagagagagagctgcCATTTTTGTTGAATAATACTTCCAATTCATATAAGACATAATTTTGCAGTTCCTCCTGTGGCATTTTAAGGCTGGAAATTCTTAAAACTTCTTTTAATCTATATGTAATATCATCAGCCATTAATTTCCAAAAATCGTTTAACAATTTTGCTGGATCCGACACCTCACAAAACATTATTATTGAAACAAATAGCTGCCTCAAGTCTGAAGCGGATGACCAATAAGATGCTTCATCTAATGCCTGATGCCATTCTAAATCATCACTGAGCAAACCAAGTGCATCACAAGCAGCACGAAATGTTTCATAGAGAATACCATTGACGGTTCTGATTTCATCAAAATTTCTAGGCCCACTAACTTTATTTAAGAGCATTCTCATAAAATAAAGTTCACCAGAATTCGGATGAATGTACACAATCCTTCCTATACGATTTCCTCTTTTTCGTCTCGACCAAAATTTGTCAGAAGGATGCCATACCCATTTTGTAGGAAATTCTACATAGGTTAATTCACGGGCATCATCATAGATTCTATTCATTGCCATCCATTCTGTAAACATAGTTTTTTCGATATTGCATCGATTCACAACATTAAGTAAATTTTCTCCTTCATGATACACGACATTATTCATAAACTGCATGTGAATTGTTAATCGTTCTACTGTAGGTTCTCTATGATGtatatcaaattcaaataatcTCCAGATAGCTTCATATGCCGATAAATATCTGCAATCTAAAAACCTTTTTATTTCATCAACACCGTCATATTGTTTCTTGGAATTTACTTCGGTTGATAAACAACTATCTTCGATCACCGCCCGCATTCTATCTGGGCCTTTGTTTATATACTTAAACAAATATTTAATAAGCATCGATTTGTTACACCACTCAACATTTATATGTGCTTGATACCTGACAATTAACTGTAAATGGTGAGGCACAACATATCTGTTGTCAAGATCAATTCCATTTTTTGTAGCAtatctttcatcatttcttcttCTATAAATAGCAAACCCATTTTCATCAAAAGATGTCTCTACTCGAAATTCTTTTGGAAAATGCTTGGAACATTGACCTTTTTTCATGCATGGCGCTTTAGAATTTGCTTGTCCACATGGGCCATGAATCATAAACTTTGTAACGGTTGCATATCCAATCGGGTCAATATTTTTATCAGGAATTTCTGCAGAAATAATCGAATCAATATCTGTAGGTGTTGGTAGCTTATTATCTGCGTGAAGCCACACCAAAATATGAACATGTGGAAGGCCTCTTTTTTGAAATTCGATCGTATATAAatctagaaagagaaaaatagcaaaaaaaggTAAGAATGTAAACAtatcaaaatccaaataaaagacaaaaaaagataaaaaaggaaTAATTCATTTGCAGCAAAAAAATAACATACCAGCAACGGTATTTCCAAAAAATACACCTTGTTTAATTTCCGCCATCAATGCATCAACTTTCATCTTGAAAACTCTACAGACGATATCAGGACGATCTTCAGATTTTTGCCCGGGAACAAATTGCAGAGCATTTTGTATTTCCAACCATTGTGTGTTGCAGGTAAATGTGATAAATAAATCGGGATGCCCGCAGTGTTTACAAATAGCAATTGCATCATGATAGTTTTGAATCATATATCGTGGACCTCCTGTGAAGCTGGAtggcaaaataatttttttaccaataGCATCGCCGTCGACATCACCTGCAACAACAGCATCTTTTATACCTCTATAGATTTCCGATCGCAAATCTGATTgattttttctaatataatcAAGTCGTTCTTCTTCAACACATGAAAAAGCATCAACAATATATTGCTGAAAAAGTTTGCCTCCACTGATTAAAGTCTTTCCTTCCTCTAATCTATTGTGCATCCTATAGGCATAAAACTCACGCATTGTAACATGTTTTCTGCAACCTATTTTTCTCTGCGATGACTCATTATATTTTATGCCTATTCTAAAACCATCTTCACCATATGGAAATAAAATGGGATATTGCATAGCCATAAAAGAAGGATGTAAATCACTAATCCGTTTTAAATTCTTTGTCTTGTACTCCACCACAATATCTCGTTGTCGGTCAGCAGAGCCCAAATCATCCACTATTAAGCCGGCAATTTCAGAAGCTGCTGGAGGATTATACTGCGCCATATTTTCACCACGATTTCCAATTAGTCTCAAGCGAATAGGCATATAATCAGTTTCTCTAAATCGATCTCTTGCCATTCGAAACACTTTTACCAATTCATTTTTGTCATCAAACATTTCTATGAGACGTTGAATCAAATCTCTATCAATGTGGCGAAGCTCATCAACACTATTGAATGCTTTCATTCTGTTACCAACCTCATTTTCAGTATCgtaaatatataattgagcAAATTTAGGCCGTTCTCCATCAAATGGAAGTAACGAACCCATTCTGTGATAATTTTGCCCACTAATCTTGAAGACATATGGTCCCGGTCTTCTATTTATTTCACTGTCAATTTTTGCTCCTATTGATGTAAAAGCAAATACAGAATTATAAGCCCGTATATTTTGCCGAAAGTTTACAGACTGAGGAGATCCTTTATAGTTCAATAATGAATCCAGCAAATCCGGCGGAGGATGCAGCAGTGGTAAAGAAACTTTTCCTTCTTGACAACATAACGAAAACCTCGGAATGGACTCATTTCGAGACTTATAAATTCTCTCCGAATACCAAAGTAGAGCTCCACATGATTGGCATTTATACTCCGGCAATCCAAGAAACAACTGTTCTATACTATGTGCAGCACTCATTGCAGGCATAGATGCTACGCCAGAAATAGTAGCATGCGACTCAAGAGTATCATATTCCTGAACATTAGCATCGGATCGACGCCTTTTTTTCCCTTGTCGAACATTTCGAATCAAAAAGTTTGAAGATGATTCGCAATCAATACTACTTTGTAAGTTTGTAGAAGATAATCTGTTACTATTTCTTCGCTGAGCAAGAATGCTTCTACGTATCCTCCTATTTTCTTTACATATTGATGTAGAATCCATGTagttgcaaaatcaaaatttaacctattaccACAgatcccaaaaaaaataatagttataaAAAAGGCAGAAAGATTGTGCAACAATTGAGAAAATCTGCTCTTTTTTTCAGAATTATATGAAATGGATGCAACTGATTCTACAACAATAGTTAACTTCTTAGATGGAAGGAGCATACCTAAGAAATAACTAAGCTATAGGTTTTGCAAAGGTTTTGCAACGCAATTGGACTAAACTCCAACAAAATGCTCCTGCAAGTACGTAAAGTTTCCTGtaatatacaaataaattatcTCAATTTGCAGATTTAAGCACGAAAGCAATGCAAGATCGAATTCTACATGCAGCTAAAGTTTAAAACATGATGAAAACAATAAGTGaaaagaaagggagaaaaagttgaaaaataaatcaaacatTTCGTAAAAAGCACACACCtgtttatatatacttttatcacATTCTTCAAAATAGTATGTCATTAGTTGGTAAGTTATTCAAGTTTAAATAGAATCTCTAATTTGCTAGAATTTCTTTACAAAATTCTCAACCCGTTTTTTCTACACCTTAATATACACACATATTGTCCACTGTGGTAAGCATAAAGTACTTTATTTATCACTTTTATGTATGGGAAAAAAATAGAGTACTACAAAATTTATTAGCCTCTGATAATCAATTTAACATGATTCGAAatagattaataattttttttgttcttttagtgatatcttaaaataaatttatattccattttattagtattattactTATATAATTAAGTTTCCATAATGTATATTGTATTTCAGAAAAAGGTTATTGTATGTATTGGCGAAATCctcaaaaaaaatagagaagtcTTAATCAAATTTGTATGGTCTGGACTTCCTTTGAGGTTTTGCTTTTGTTCTCGTTTCTCTGATTGTATGGTCTGGACTTCCTTTAACTCACTGCTGATGAAATCTTATTGTGATCAAATCTTATTGCTGATCAATGATAAACATAAACAATTTCTTATGCTAAAGATCATATTCCAAATACACAATATGTTTCCCTTTTTTCGTTTTCTATGATGTCAATTTTAGCATACtctttgaaaaattattgaagGCCAATATTAAGGACAACTAACTGGATAAACTTTGATTTCTACAGTATGTTTCTCGGTGGCACAGGATCTACAATAATGTCTTTGTTTATAAATACTGATTAGCTTCATTAAAAAAAGCATACAGATTAGCTTCATccataaaagaaaaggaggggAGAAAGCAATCACAAATAACTAATCAACCTTACTTTGTTAAGTAGGCGTTATTTATCTATTCTTTCTATGGCCCTATTATTTTCATCAAGAACCATAGTTATTCTTTAGTAGACATCACCTataatagaataaatttaatagttaaaactgCAAAACCATTTtggtttttcaaaatcaaaaaggaaatatactatccatttcatttattttaaaaaatacaaagcCCGCAGAACTATGAAGGTGTGTCTGCTCAATATATAGCAGAAAAAAATCTTATGTATAGTTTTTTCaggaaaaagtaataataaaatcaaatgtaCTACTAATTTAATAAACACCATTTACTACAACAGAGTAAAACTACCAATAAAGCAATATCACATACActcaagaaacaaaaaaaaaaagaaaaaatagcaaTGTCGTATAACATCATAATTTCAACAGTTAATCTACAATGctaatcattttatttattcaaaaaaaaaaagaggtgccCTAGACTACAAAGATGTACCTTTAATATACAAAGCAGCAAATGGCtcatctataatttttttgacaataaTATTTATCAATCATATTGTTTATTCAAAGAACAAATTTTACAAACATCGCTCACTACACCTGAGTAAAACTATCAACATCACGCATATTCTAAAGAATTCAATCCTGCCTCTGCACAGAATCTTTCGAAGTAATCATTTTTGTTAGCGACAATATCATCAGGTATCGAATATTTCTCTTTAAGAATTGCCAGATCCTTTCTCCAACATTCCTTCTCACCTTGCACTTACATACACCCAACC from Ananas comosus cultivar F153 linkage group 18, ASM154086v1, whole genome shotgun sequence encodes:
- the LOC109724099 gene encoding uncharacterized protein LOC109724099 isoform X4, with protein sequence MIQNYHDAIAICKHCGHPDLFITFTCNTQWLEIQNALQFVPGQKSEDRPDIVCRVFKMKVDALMAEIKQGVFFGNTVADLYTIEFQKRGLPHVHILVWLHADNKLPTPTDIDSIISAEIPDKNIDPIGYATVTKFMIHGPCGQANSKAPCMKKGQCSKHFPKEFRVETSFDENGFAIYRRRNDERYATKNGIDLDNRYVVPHHLQLIVRYQAHINVEWCNKSMLIKYLFKYINKGPDRMRAVIEDSCLSTEVNSKKQYDGVDEIKRFLDCRYLSAYEAIWRLFEFDIHHREPTVERLTIHMQFMNNVVYHEGENLLNVVNRCNIEKTMFTEWMAMNRIYDDARELTYVEFPTKWVWHPSDKFWSRRKRGNRIGRIVYIHPNSGELYFMRMLLNKVSGPRNFDEIRTVNGILYETFRAACDALGLLSDDLEWHQALDEASYWSSASDLRQLFVSIIMFCEVSDPAKLLNDFWKLMADDITYRLKEVLRISSLKMPQEELQNYVLYELEVLFNKNGSSLSHFKLPIPNRLLIEDIGNRLLREEMDYDTDVLRNEHETLYNGLNTEQLAVYRSVLASVYENKGGVFFVYGHGGTGKTYLWQTIIAKLRSEAKIVLAVASSGIASLLLSGGRTAHSRFKIPIKLDDFSTCEIKKGTQLAKLLNYTSLIIWDEAPMNHRNCFEALDKSLRDVLDGTTAGKIFGGKTILLGGDFRQILPVIIGGTRHDIINASITKSYIWNDCQIFRLTTNMRLHKNLRNTESQEDILNFAKWILDLGDGKLNAVKLENEEESTWIKIPDDMLIKNTGDGIRDIVSAVYDNLEQNYNDSSYLRDRAIITPINDTADEVNAYLLSLIPGEEICYMSADSICSSSANTEETDVLYPIDFLNSLKFNGVPHHALKLKVGVPIMLLRNISQHSGLCNGTRLIVTQLASKVIEAQIFTGNHAGRKVYIPRILTHVTETKWPFILKRRQFPIRLCYAMTINKSQGQTLQHVGLYLRRPVFSHGQLYVGVSRVTSREGLRILIENKNNEPEGCTQNIVFTEIFDNLNT
- the LOC109724099 gene encoding uncharacterized protein LOC109724099 isoform X2 produces the protein MLFSMSSSSLAVAQNEGVVEQFLSRNPSAGDVDGDAIGKKIILPSSFTGGPRYMIQNYHDAIAICKHCGHPDLFITFTCNTQWLEIQNALQFVPGQKSEDRPDIVCRVFKMKVDALMAEIKQGVFFGNTVADLYTIEFQKRGLPHVHILVWLHADNKLPTPTDIDSIISAEIPDKNIDPIGYATVTKFMIHGPCGQANSKAPCMKKGQCSKHFPKEFRVETSFDENGFAIYRRRNDERYATKNGIDLDNRYVVPHHLQLIVRYQAHINVEWCNKSMLIKYLFKYINKGPDRMRAVIEDSCLSTEVNSKKQYDGVDEIKRFLDCRYLSAYEAIWRLFEFDIHHREPTVERLTIHMQFMNNVVYHEGENLLNVVNRCNIEKTMFTEWMAMNRIYDDARELTYVEFPTKWVWHPSDKFWSRRKRGNRIGRIVYIHPNSGELYFMRMLLNKVSGPRNFDEIRTVNGILYETFRAACDALGLLSDDLEWHQALDEASYWSSASDLRQLFVSIIMFCEVSDPAKLLNDFWKLMADDITYRLKEVLRISSLKMPQEELQNYVLYELEVLFNKNGSSLSHFKLPIPNRLLIEDIGNRLLREEMDYDTDVLRNEHETLYNGLNTEQLAVYRSVLASVYENKGGVFFVYGHGGTGKTYLWQTIIAKLRSEAKIVLAVASSGIASLLLSGGRTAHSRFKIPIKLDDFSTCEIKKGTQLAKLLNYTSLIIWDEAPMNHRNCFEALDKSLRDVLDGTTAGKIFGGKTILLGGDFRQILPVIIGGTRHDIINASITKSYIWNDCQIFRLTTNMRLHKNLRNTESQEDILNFAKWILDLGDGKLNAVKLENEEESTWIKIPDDMLIKNTGDGIRDIVSAVYDNLEQNYNDSSYLRDRAIITPINDTADEVNAYLLSLIPGEEICYMSADSICSSSANTEETDVLYPIDFLNSLKFNGVPHHALKLKVGVPIMLLRNISQHSGLCNGTRLIVTQLASKVIEAQIFTGNHAGRKVYIPRILTHVTETKWPFILKRRQFPIRLCYAMTINKSQGQTLQHVGLYLRRPVFSHGQLYVGVSRVTSREGLRILIENKNNEPEGCTQNIVFTEIFDNLNT
- the LOC109724099 gene encoding uncharacterized protein LOC109724099 isoform X1, whose translation is MLPLYVVSLFFFQIFGFFFNLGRGCIFEMVDWRIYRYEFPSLAVAQNEGVVEQFLSRNPSAGDVDGDAIGKKIILPSSFTGGPRYMIQNYHDAIAICKHCGHPDLFITFTCNTQWLEIQNALQFVPGQKSEDRPDIVCRVFKMKVDALMAEIKQGVFFGNTVADLYTIEFQKRGLPHVHILVWLHADNKLPTPTDIDSIISAEIPDKNIDPIGYATVTKFMIHGPCGQANSKAPCMKKGQCSKHFPKEFRVETSFDENGFAIYRRRNDERYATKNGIDLDNRYVVPHHLQLIVRYQAHINVEWCNKSMLIKYLFKYINKGPDRMRAVIEDSCLSTEVNSKKQYDGVDEIKRFLDCRYLSAYEAIWRLFEFDIHHREPTVERLTIHMQFMNNVVYHEGENLLNVVNRCNIEKTMFTEWMAMNRIYDDARELTYVEFPTKWVWHPSDKFWSRRKRGNRIGRIVYIHPNSGELYFMRMLLNKVSGPRNFDEIRTVNGILYETFRAACDALGLLSDDLEWHQALDEASYWSSASDLRQLFVSIIMFCEVSDPAKLLNDFWKLMADDITYRLKEVLRISSLKMPQEELQNYVLYELEVLFNKNGSSLSHFKLPIPNRLLIEDIGNRLLREEMDYDTDVLRNEHETLYNGLNTEQLAVYRSVLASVYENKGGVFFVYGHGGTGKTYLWQTIIAKLRSEAKIVLAVASSGIASLLLSGGRTAHSRFKIPIKLDDFSTCEIKKGTQLAKLLNYTSLIIWDEAPMNHRNCFEALDKSLRDVLDGTTAGKIFGGKTILLGGDFRQILPVIIGGTRHDIINASITKSYIWNDCQIFRLTTNMRLHKNLRNTESQEDILNFAKWILDLGDGKLNAVKLENEEESTWIKIPDDMLIKNTGDGIRDIVSAVYDNLEQNYNDSSYLRDRAIITPINDTADEVNAYLLSLIPGEEICYMSADSICSSSANTEETDVLYPIDFLNSLKFNGVPHHALKLKVGVPIMLLRNISQHSGLCNGTRLIVTQLASKVIEAQIFTGNHAGRKVYIPRILTHVTETKWPFILKRRQFPIRLCYAMTINKSQGQTLQHVGLYLRRPVFSHGQLYVGVSRVTSREGLRILIENKNNEPEGCTQNIVFTEIFDNLNT